The following are encoded together in the Drosophila biarmipes strain raj3 chromosome 3L, RU_DBia_V1.1, whole genome shotgun sequence genome:
- the LOC108028122 gene encoding selenoprotein F, with amino-acid sequence MQPFVVFLLLALGCQQIHAELSAAECRELGFIKAQLMCSSCEKLDDFGLDTIKPHCKQCCTLDQQPAAQRTYAKAILEVCTCKFRAYPQIQAFIQSGRPAKFPNLQIKYVRGLDPVVKLLDASGKVQETLSITKWNTDTVEEFFETHLAKDGAGKSSYSVVEDADGDDEEDYLRTNRI; translated from the exons ATGCAGCCATTTGTGGTCTTTCTGCTGCTGGCCCTAGGC TGTCAGCAAATCCATGCCGAACTCTCGGCCGCCGAGTGCCGGGAACTGGGATTCATCAAGGCACAGCTAATGTGTTCCAGTTGCGAAAAACTAGATGATTTTGGCCTGGATACCATCAA acCCCACTGCAAGCAGTGCTGCACTCTAGACCAACAGCCGGCTGCCCAGCGAACATATGCCAAGGCCATTCTGGAGGTGTGCACCTGCAAGTTCCGGGCCTATCCCCAGATCCAGGCCTTCATCCAAAGCGGCCGGCCCGCCAAATTCCCCAACCTGCAGATCAAATACGTAAGGGGCTTGGACCCCGTAGTGAAACTCCTCGATGCCAGCGGCAAAGTTCAGGAGACGCTGTCCATCACCAAGTGGAACACGGACACCGTGGAGGAGTTCTTCGAAACGCATCTGGCCAAGGATGGTGCTGGCAAGAGTTCTTACAGCGTGGTGGAGGATGCCGACGGAGACGACGAGGAGGATTATCTGCGTACTAATAGGATCTGA
- the LOC108028479 gene encoding myb-like protein Q — MANPRKFSEKIALQKQKQAEGTAEFERIMKEVYATKRDEPPVNQKILESLVGGPEVSQSSPGAGNGTGGGGGGGSGSGSGASGGGASPDGLGGGGGSPTAYRESRGRSVGVGPMRRPSERKQDRSPYGSSSTQQTLDNGQLNPHLLGPPTAESLGRRSNSDSALHHSALVAGFNADVNSMGASYQQQHQQQPGQPRSHSPHHGINRTLSPQAQRRKSPLLQPHQLQLQQLQQQHQQMQQQHQYQLHQQLQMQQLQQQQHQQQQQQQQTTPYNNAKFANPVFRPLQDQVNFANTGSLPDLTALQNYGPQQQQQSQQQQQQQQQQQSQQQQQQLQQTLSPVMSPHNHRRDRDQSPSPFSPAGGGGGGAGPGSPYQQQQHSPTGNTQQQQQQQQQQPSSSPHLSFTNLATTQAAVSTFNPLPTLGPHNATDYRQPPNPPSPRSSPGLLSSVSATDLHSSAPASPIRQQQQAQQQQQQQQQQQQQQGHQQQQQFDNSYNSLNTSFHNQFEIFSLGDSNSSPEQQGFANNFVALDFDDLSGGGGGGSGSNGGLTNGYNKQEMLDFSELSGSPEASGNNNHMRRGVSNLNNNGLSNGVGSTHNGSTNLNGAGNNNSSSGGGSAQDPLGIAASPVPSPLGCPSSPLPIPISAQTSPQQQQHHHHHQQQQQHHQQQQHHQQQQLSLSLHHSPHHSPMHSPHHGSSPLSSSSPVSHNACSNSNVVMNHHQQQHQHQPHLHQGSSQSHTPTTANIPSIIFSDYSSNADFSREIFDTLDLDLGQMDVAGLQMLSDQNPIMIADPNIEDSFRRDLN, encoded by the coding sequence ATGGCCAATCCGCGCAAGTTCAGCGAGAAGATCGCGCTGCAGAAGCAAAAGCAGGCGGAGGGCACGGCGGAGTTCGAGCGGATCATGAAGGAGGTGTACGCCACCAAGCGGGACGAGCCGCCGGTGAACCAGAAGATCCTGGAGAGCCTGGTGGGCGGACCAGAGGTGAGCCAGTCCTCGCCAGGAGCTGGCAATGGCAcgggcggcggtggcggtggcggcaGTGGCTCGGGAAGTGGAGCCAGCGGCGGAGGAGCCTCGCCAGACGGCCTGGGCGGCGGAGGTGGCTCCCCGACGGCGTACCGCGAATCCCGGGGACGCAGCGTGGGCGTGGGACCCATGCGGAGACCGTCGGAGCGCAAGCAGGACCGCTCGCCCtatggcagcagcagcacgcaACAAACCCTTGACAATGGCCAACTGAATCCGCATCTTCTTGGTCCGCCCACGGCGGAGAGCTTGGGACGTCGCTCCAACTCGGACTCTGCTCTCCACCACAGCGCCCTGGTTGCGGGCTTTAATGCCGACGTCAATTCGATGGGCGCCAGCtatcagcagcagcatcagcagcaaccTGGCCAGCCAAGATCTCACTCGCCGCACCATGGGATAAACAGAACCCTCAGTCCGCAGGCGCAACGCAGAAagtcgccgctgctgcagccccaccagctgcaactgcagcagctccagcagcagcaccaacagatgcagcagcagcaccagtaCCAACTGCATCAGCAGCTCCAgatgcagcagctgcagcagcagcagcaccaacaacagcagcagcagcaacagaccACGCCATACAACAACGCCAAATTCGCGAACCCTGTGTTCCGGCCGCTGCAGGATCAGGTCAACTTTGCCAACACCGGCTCCCTGCCCGATCTCACGGCCCTGCAGAACTATGGgccccagcagcaacagcaatcccagcagcagcagcagcagcagcagcaacagcagtcccagcagcaacagcagcagttgcagcaaaCCCTGTCGCCCGTCATGTCGCCGCACAATCACCGCCGCGATCGGGATCAATCGCCCAGTCCGTTTAGTCCGGCGGGCGGTGGAGGAGGTGGCGCAGGTCCCGGTTCGCCctatcagcagcagcagcactcgCCCACCGGCAACacgcaacaacagcagcagcagcagcagcaacagcccaGCAGCTCGCCGCACCTGTCCTTCACCAACCTGGCCACCACGCAGGCAGCCGTCTCCACATTTAACCCGCTGCCCACGCTGGGACCGCACAATGCCACCGACTACCGCCAGCCACCGAATCCTCCgagtcctcgctcttcgcccgGTCTGCTGAGCAGCGTGTCGGCCACGGATCTGCACTCCAGTGCACCGGCCAGTCCCAtacgccagcagcaacaggcccagcaacagcagcagcagcaacagcagcagcagcaacaacagggccaccagcagcagcaacagttcgATAACTCCTACAATAGTCTGAATACCTCGTTTCACAATCAGTTTGAGATTTTCTCGCTGGGCGATAGCAATTCCTCACCGGAGCAGCAGGGATTCGCCAATAACTTTGTGGCCCTGGACTTTGACGACCTGAGTGGGGGCGGTGGAggaggcagcggcagcaacggAGGACTTACCAACGGCTACAACAAGCAGGAGATGTTGGACTTCAGCGAGCTGAGCGGCAGTCCGGAGGCGAGTGGGAACAACAACCACATGCGACGGGGAGTGAGCAATCTGAACAACAACGGGTTGAGCAACGGTGTGGGATCCACGCACAATGGCAGCACAAATCTGAACGGAGCGGGGAACAACAATAGCAGTAGTGGAGGTGGCTCGGCCCAGGATCCTTTGGGTATCGCCGCCTCCCCAGTGCCCTCACCCCTGGGTTGTCCCAGTTCACCGCTGCCCATACCCATCTCGGCACAGACCTCGcctcaacagcagcagcaccaccaccaccatcagcagcagcagcagcatcaccagcagcagcaacaccatcagcagcagcaactatCGCTGTCTCTGCACCATTCGCCGCACCATTCACCGATGCACTCGCCGCACCACGGGAGTTCACCGCTCTCGAGCAGCTCGCCAGTGAGCCACAATGCCTGCTCCAACTCCAACGTGGTGATgaaccaccaccagcagcagcatcagcaccaGCCGCACCTTCATCAGGGATCCTCGCAGAGCCACACGCCGACCACGGCGAACATACCCTCGATTATCTTCAGTGATTACTCCTCCAACGCGGACTTCTCCAGGGAGATCTTCGACACACTCGACCTGGACCTGGGCCAGATGGACGTGGCCGGCTTGCAGATGCTGTCCGACCAGAATCCCATCATGATCGCCGACCCCAACATCGAGGACAGTTTCCGGCGCGACCTCAACTGA